AAACGCCAGCGAGGATTCCAAGCCATGCCATTTTGCCAAAAGGCAAGCGCGCCTTCTTCTCGCCAATGTCGAGTAGGGATTTCGCCACTTCTTGTGGTGAATTGAAACTCGCCACTTTTTTCTCTCCTTCCTTTGGAGGTCAGTCTGACAACAAAGAACACTTCTGCGCAAGATAGATCGAGGCAACTCGCCTCTGCGCTATACACATCTCCATTAAAATACTGATCAAAAGAAATCTAAATGCAGGGTTCAGCCCCCTTCTGCTGGGCAATCTATAGGGCAGCCGGGCAGATGTCAAGCAAAGCTTGTTAAAAGAATATCAGACTCCCCTGCGACCCAAAAGTAGCGAATCCACCCCAATCGGATTCTTACGGCAAGAATCCCTTAAAACGTTTCTACTTTCATGCTATCCGGGAGGTCATCCGGGGCGAAGGCGCCGTAGTATTCAAGAATCAGGTGTGATGAACAAAGGTTACGACTCCAACCTTCAACTGATGGCTCGTTCACCATATCGGTTGCGACGGTGAAACCGCGGACCGCCAAGCGACAACGGCTCTTGCTTGAAGCCTGTTTGGGTCGTTGACCTATTCAACTCGTGCGTGCTATTGTTATGCGGTTTTTTTGAGAATGGGCAGGGGCGTGGTCGAACAGGGACGATGCGAGGCTCTATACCTCGAGGTGGGGGTTCAAGTCCTCCCGCCCCAGCCACCGGACGAGTTGTAGGTTAAAAAGTTGCCGGTCGTGGGACGCCGCTGTGCAGAGATGGCGAGGCCGGGATACAAGAGATATTGGTATTTCGTGAATGTAGAATACTTAAGCGCCGAGGAATACGAAGAGCTTGGGCTCACATCTGGTATTGAGATCCATCAGCAGATCAAGACCGCGAAGAAGCTCTTCTGTCATTGCCCGGTAATAATGCACAAGGATAACGACTTCGACGCGGTCGTGGTTCGGCACATGCGTCCGACTCTTTCGGAGCTTGGCGAATACGACGGGACGGCCTTGATGGAGTTCAAGACCAAGAAAGAGGTCGTCTATCAGCTGTATCACGACTGTGTCTGCACGTATGAGATGGACGATACGCCGCCGTTTATGATAAACCAGGACGCGGTCGATATAGCGATTGTGGTTTCTCTGCTGCTGGGCTGCACGATGATCGATGAGCTGTTCATCACTCGCAAGCAGTATTTGGACGGAAGCATCCCGACCGGCTTCCAGCGCACGTGCATTGTGGGGATAGACGGAGTCATTCGGCACAAGGGCAAGAGAATCCGCATCCGGCAGCTGGGACTCGAGGAGGACGCTTGCCGAGAAGTCTCTGATGTGGGGCATCGCATCACCTTCAAGGCCGACCGGCTTGGCATGCCGCTGGTTGAGGTCGTTACGGAGCGCGACATGGTGACGCCCTGGGAGGTTGAGGACGTCGCGGAGCAGATCGGCACGAGCCTGAAGGCAATGGGACTTGTGCACCGGGGGCTCGGTAGCGTTCGGCAGGACGTGAATGTCAGCATCGCTGGTTCGACACGGGTCGAGATCAAGGGCGTGCCCAAGGTGTCTCTGATCGGGCCACTTGTCCACTACGAGGCGCTGAGGCAGAAGCATTTGCTCGAGCTTAAGGAGGAGCTGGCCAGCCGAGGCGTCACAAAGGAGAGCTTGAAGTTCTGGAGCGTGGACGTTGCCACAATGGTTGGCGAGCTTGGCTCCGCAATCCTCGAAGAACAACTTGACATCGGGCCGGGCAATTGCGTTGTGGTGATAGGCCTCGGCAAACTTGGCGGAATTCTCAGCCCAGAACTACAGCCGGGAAAACCTTTCGGATACGAGGTCTCCCAGCGGATCAAGGTGATTGCTTGCCTCGACGGCGAGCCCAACATAATGTGGAACGACGGCAAGGGGCGAACAGGGGACATCAGCGACAATGCTTGGTCAAGAGTCTTTTTGGCTCTCGGCGCCTCAACAGATGACGCGGTCATCTTGGTTTGGGGGAACAGACAGGATGTAAAGACAGCTGTGTCGGAGACGCGGTTGAGGATCGAGGACGCGATTGACGGCGTTCCCAACGAGACAAGGCAGGCGTATGAAAATGGGACGACCGGATTCGAGCGAATTCTCCCCGGGCCTAACCGCATGTATCCAGATACCGACTTGCCGCCGATTGAGATTCCGGCTGAGCGGATTGAGCAGGCCAAGTCGAGAATTGAGGCAAACCCGTTTGAGGCGTTCGAGCGTTTTCGGAATCTGGGCCTTTCCGAGGAGGCTATCAAGCAGCTGATGCGCACTGGTAAATGGAAGCTCTTTGACCGATTGGTTAGCGAGCTGGGAGTTGAGCCCTGTTTTGCGGCCTTCGTTTTGACGGAGCGTTTGAGGTGGCTTGAGCGAGCGGGTTTTGACGTGTCCGAGCTGTCGGATGACGAGATTTTCGAGATTTTCGAGGCGCACAAGATGGGCAGGTTGTCCCAAGAGGCAGTTTCTTGGGTGTTGCGCGACATTGTCGTGTTCGACGATGCGCTCGAGGTGGCGATGGAGCGTTATGCGCTCGACTCTACCGGCGAAGAGGCTGTCAATGAGGCTGTCTGCGAGCGGCTTAAGTCTCGTCGGGACCTGCTTGACGTGTTGCCTGCCGATAAGGTCTTCAATGCGCTGATGGGGGACATCATGCGATCAACCTGTCTGAAACTTGAGCCCAGGAGTGTTGCGAAGGCCCTTCGCAAGGCCCTGGGCGAAGTTCATGAGAGTAGTTGAGGCGGCGGCTCGTTCTGTTGCTCGGCTGGTCGCGAGGAAAGTCGCCAGAAACAGGCAGGTCGCTGAGGTCCTTTTCGACAGGTGCAGAACGCCATCAGACCTTGTGAGGTCGGGGCTGAACCATCTGGCTTTTCTCCTGAGGCTTCCCAAGATACCATTTCTTACGAGCGTGATGCTCGAGACCACGAACCACTGCAACCTACGATGTCGCTTCTGTCCGAGCGCCAAGATGCACCGTCCAAGGGGATTCATGGACCCCGGCCTGGCCGAGAGGGTTTTGAGAGACTGCGGGAGGCTGCAATACGTTTATCTATATGATTGGGGCGAGCCGATGCTCCATCCAGAGCTTCCTTCCATAATCCAGACAGCCTCGCGCCTCGGCCACAGGACTTTCATGGTTACGAACGGGACTTTGCTCACACCGTCGCTTTCTGAGGCGATCATTCGAGCGGGGCTTTCTGCGATATGCTTCTCAATTGACGGGCTTTTTGAGATATACAGCTCTCTTCGTGGTTTCGACTACCGGGTTTTGGAGCAGAGGGTCATGGAGTTTTTGGGCACGAGGGAGCGGCTCAACCCGAGGCTAAGGGTCGAGATCAACTACGTCGTATCGCGCGAGACGGAGCAGCAGGTTGAGCGCTTCAGGTCAATCTGGGCAGCTCGAGTGGACCACATAACCTTCCAGCCGATGCTGATGTATAGCAAGGTTCGTCGCTTCAGGCCTTGTAGGGAGCTTTGGAAGGGGTCGCTCGTGGTCCTTTGGAACGGCACCGTGGTTGCGTGTTGCGTGGACTACGACGGCGTTCTCAAGGTCGGTGATGCGACCGAGGAGAGCATCACGAGCATCCTCAATTCCCGGCCGATGGTTCTGCTTCGCTCGGACCATGTCCGAGGACGCTTCTGCTCACTTTGCAGCTATTGCTCGGAGTATGAGACGGAATGCGTTGACGGGCGGTTTGACGGCAGAATCTCCGGGCAAGAGGGTGCACCTCTCTCGTAGGGGCGGTGCTTGCCCCGCCCGTCTGCCCATTTGGCGGCCCGCTGGTGTAGGGGCGGTTCACGAACCGCCCTTCTCCTGATTTCCGCGGGATGGGCGCATCGATGAGATCGGGCGATTCGTGAATCGCCCCTACACAACGGCCACTGCCTTGCTCTGCAAAGAGTCTCTAAAGTTTTCCGACTCGGTTTCGATAAGTGCTGGAGCAATTGATGCGAATGCATGGAAGGTAAGAAGAGAATAGGAAGGGAGGTGACGCCCAGGACCAAGGGTCTTCTCGATTCAGAAGCCAGCTGCCTTATAGCAGCGCGGCTAACGGAGTAGGGCACGGATGCCCGAACACCAGCCATGTTCATGGCTGAAATCACGGAGGAAATAAATGAACGCAGAAACGCAAGCTATTGGTATTCAAAACATGCTTGCCTCAATCAGCACGCTTGTGGCCAAGACAGAGAACAGGATCTCGACGGGCTACCGTGTGTCTAAGGCGTCTGACGCCCCGGCCGACTACGTCATCTCCCAGATGATGAACAAGACGATCAATGGTCTTCAGACGGCGAGAGCCAACGTCGGCAACGCCAGCAACCTAGTGGCGGTTGGGGAAGGCGGCCTGACCGGCATCAAGAATTTGCTTAGTGAGATGCGCAGCACAGCGCTGACGGCCGCTGACGCTACGAAATCCGGGGCAGAGCGCTCCGCGTTGAGCCAGACCGTCGCCGAGATGATGAAGGAACTCGACGACATGGTCAAGCAGACGACCTGGGGCGGCAAGATGCTCCTCAACGGCGCTGGCTTGTTCAACTTCCAGACGGGCGCAAATCCAGGGGACGTAACGTCGATTAAGATCGACCAGAGCTTCTACGCGAGAGAGATCGGCGTTGGTCTGACTGGTTCGGCCGCTCAGGCGGACTGGACGGAAGACGCAGATGGTCGTAGGATCTACGTCTCTGACTACAGCGCGGTTGAAGATGCCGAATGGACACTCGAGTTCACGAGTGCTGGGACGTTCAACGTTACGAGCACAACGATCAATGAGCCGCCCACATCAACGGGCGCAACAGGCACGGCGTATTCTGACGCCGGTATCGAGTTCCAGCTGGAGGCGAGCAGCAACTCCACTGACTACGCGGTTGGCGACAGGATCACCTTCAGCAGCAAGGCGGCGGCCATTGACGCGATTGAGGCGTTTCGCAGCAAAGGCACGACAGGCAACGCGGCCGCAACCGCCGGAAGTCAATACACTGGTGAGATGGGCGGAACGTTCCAGATCAACGTCACAGGGTCCGGTAACGCGACAGTCATATCCAGTCAGGGCCAGCTGACGGGATCATTCACCTTCAGCGGAGCGGATGGGACGGAGCACAGCGGCACGATGTCCATAGATGCGGACGGCAAGGCCAGTCTAGTCGATGGAACGTGGGATTCGGGGATCACAATCCAGTTAAGCGACTACGACCAGATCGGAAGCACGAACGACTTCGTGGCGGGCGACAGCTTCTCGTTTGACGTTACTGCTGCATCCGTAACGGGACCTGATACGACAGGTATCCTGGGCACCAGTGGTATCAGCCTTTCGTCAGCGGCCGCTTCCTCGACGTCAATCGCTCACATCGACAAGGCGATCTCGTTGGTGGAGACGTATGAGACGATTCTTGGTTCGACATCCCAGAGGCTTGGTATCAGGGAGAGCTCAATCACAACGATGATTGAGAACAACACGGCGGCCATGGACCGTATCGTGAAGTCTGACCTTGTTGAAGAGCAGCTGAATCTGACCAAGTACACGGTGCAGCAGCAGGCTGCGCTGGCGATGTTCGCGCATGCGACGACGCAGATGCAGATGGGTCTGTCAATTCTCAGTATATAACAATGGAGTAAGTCAGAACAGATAACACGATGGTTGGGGGAGCTCTTGCTCCCCCCTCCGTCGCTTAACTTTCTCAAGAAGAAGTTGAAAGGTAAGTGAGAATGTTAAATCAGCAGATGACCGCCGGAAGGGCTTACCAGGCAGTTCAGTTCGCAACTACGAGCGGCCCCCAGATGGTGCTTATGTTCTACGAGGGTGCGCTCAAGTTCGCTGGACTTGCTAAAAGACATACGAACGACGGGAACTTGAGAGAAGCCTACAAGTTTCGCGGCAAGCTGCTGAACGTGTTGTCTGAACTGACGCGCTCTTTGGTCCTGGATTCAGGACGCGAGGAGGTCAACAGTTTCTTCTTCCTCTATGACTATATGAGCAAAATGGTGCGAGAGACCGCAATCGAGCAGCAAGATGCGAGCGGCTTCGACGAGGTCCTGCGCATCATGGGCGAGCTCAGGGATAGTTGGAAGGAGATGTTGGCCCGTAACAAGATGGCTGGCCAGAGCTGATCTGGTTCTAGCCAGGAGGTAGCTAAGATGATGCGGATTGAAATCGCCTCGAATCTCCAGACAAACTCAATCTATGGGGATAGGAGAGCCGCAGCTGCCGCGCGAACGAACGACGAGAGACAATCAGCCAGCGCGGATGCCCGGGCCACCGAAGTGAAGGCCAGCAGTGTTGGTCTTGGACAAGCCTCGGATAGGACCGGCAGCATCAGAGACGAAGCTGCGTCCGTTCAAAGGCCAGCTCCAGTTGAGGAAACAGATGATAACGCACGTTCCTCAACTGCTGAGAGCAGCCCGGCACGGACAGAAGATGATCTCAAAGAGTTCATCTCAATGCTCAACGAGCTGAGTCAGATGTCGAAGAACCAACTCGAGTTCGAGTTCGAGCCCGAGGAGGAGATATCGGTAATTCGCGTGGTTGACGCTGAGACCGGCGAGATGGTTCGGAGGATACCACCTGAGAAACTTCTCGCCGCGATGAACCAAGTGTTCGACATGTTAGGGATAGTTCTCGATAAGACGGCTTAGATTAAGCCCTCATCCATCCCCATTGCAAGGCGAAGGGGGCTGACCGGCGCGAAAGCGCCGCGGCCCCCCTATCGCCGCCGCTTTTTGGCACCTGTTTAAGTGTCCGATCAGTCATCCCTTGACGGTGCATGAAACCCCACTTCAACCCGTCCTTCACAACGACAGCACCCAAGGGGCGGAAATTATTTCCCTCTGAACGACTCTGTCGCTAAGTAAGCGGGAATAAGCCCAACCGCCAACACCAAGAAAGCGCTGGGGCAGAGCTCTTGGGACCCGAGTGAGCCTGCTCTGCCGGAAAAACCTGCCACCTATTCTATGCGCTGGCCTGATGTCCTTTGTGCGCTGGCGATAGAGTCATCCCACGTAGCCTTTATGAAGCCCCGTCTCAAGCGGCGATTAGGAACATCCGACCACAATAATGTGATGGAATGGCACGGTTGCTGCTTAAGCGAACGGTGGCAGTAACTTATGGCAGCGAACTAGAACGTTCAATGGATGAGACGATGACAAACACGGAGGAATTGTTGTGACTGTAGAGACACAAGCAGTCGGTATTCAGCACTTGCTTTCGCTTTTGGCGAAGGACATCATGGAAACAGAGAAGAGAATCTCCAGTGGTCTGAAAGTAGCGAAGGCATCGGACAACCCCGCTGATTACGTGATCTCGGAGATGATGAGTAAGACCATATCCGGGCTCACGACGGCGAAAGTCAACGCCGGCAACGCCAGCAACCTCGTGTCGGTGGCTGAGGGCGGGCTGAAGGGGATCAAGGACCTTCTCAGCGCAATGCGCGCCACTGCGCTTACGGCGTCCGACTCAACCAAATCAGGGCCGGAGCGCTCGGCCCTGAGCAAGACGATCGTTGAGCAGATGAAAGAGATCGATGATACGGTGAGGCAGACAACGTGGGGCGGAAGACAGCTGCTCAATGGCGCCGGGCTTTTCAATTTCCAGACTGGCCCGAGCCCCGGAGACATCACCTCGATCAAGATCGACCAGAGCTTCTATGCCCGCGAGACCGGAGTCGGGGCGACCGGTGATGCGGCTGAGGTTACTTGGGAAACTGACGCTGACGGCCGAAACGCCTACATAACGGATTACAGCGAGGTGCGGACAGGGGATTGGACGCTCGAGTTCACCAGCGCGGGCACCTACAATGTGACGAGCAACACGACGTATGAGCCGCCCGAGGCGACAGGTATTGTCGGGTCAGCTTACTCGGATGCTGGCATCGAGTTCCAGCTCGAGCCAAGCGGTAATTCGGTGAACTACGCGGTCGGGGACAGGATCACCTTCGGCACCACGGCATCGATCACTCATGAGACGGAAGCGTTCCGGAGCAAAGGCTCAACTGGCAACGCTGCCTCAACCGCTGGAAGCACCTACGTCGGACCGGTGGATGGTAAGATACAGGTCAACCTAACCGGTTCAGGGAACGCGACGGTAATATCGGGACAGGACCAGCTGACCGCATCCTTTACGTTCACAGGTGCGGACGGCTCCCAGCAGACCGGCACGCTCTCGCTTGACTCCACCGGCAAAGCCGAGATCAAGAATGGCTCGTGGGATTCTGGGGTCACAATCCAGTTCAGCGACTACGACCAGATGGGCTACACGAATGATTTCGTCGAGGGCGATAGCTTCTCGCTCAGCGTTGAGGCGGCCACGATCACAAGTCCGGACACTTCAGGCGTGATAGGTGCAGACGGTATCAGCTTGGAAACAGCGAATGCTGCTGCGACCTCGGTTTCGCACATCGACAGAGCGATCTCACTAGTAGAGGCTTTCGAGACACTCCTGGGTTCTACGTCGCAGAGGCTAGAGATCAGGGATAGTTCACTTGCGACAATGATCGAGAACAACACAGCCGCAAGAGACCGCATCATCAATGCGGATATCATCGAGGAGCAGCTCAACCTCACCAGACAGAGTGTCCAGCAGCAGGCGGCGCTGACGATGTTCATGCACGCCGCTCAGCAAATGCAGCTGCCGCTCGCTGTTCTTCAGCTGTAAACACAACCCACTCGAAAAACGAAGAGTAATAACGGGCAGGATGCGCTCGTCGCATTCTGCCCTTTATATTGACCTCGATCAACATTGAGAGGCGGGAAGCGTGGATCAGAGGCTACACGCAAAGAGAACGTACCATTCGGTTCAGGTCAGAACCGCCAGCGGTCCCCGTTTGATACTGATGCTGTATGAAGGAGGGATCAAGGCTGCTGGACTGGCCAAGAACAAAATGCTCGAGGGAAACATTCGTGACGCCTACAAGTATCGCGGAAAGCTTCTCTGCGTCCTATCTGGCCTCATGAGCTCCCTGACGGTCGAATCTGGGCACAAGGAGGTTAATAGCTTCCTGTTTTTGTATAGCCACATGAGTAAGCTTGCCCGTGAGGCCCAGATCGAGAAGCAGGACGAGGCAAGCTTTGACGAGATAATGCACATACTAGGTGAGCTCAGGTCCTGCTGGCACAAGATGCTTGTTGACAATGGGATCGTGTAGCAAGAAGGATGGATGGCTTGGAACAAACCTACTGCAACAGTGCGGGCCGCAATATCCCCGCGAGTCGAGTGCGGGCGCCCGCACATCGCCACTTGGGTGGCCGGCCTTTAGTGCTCGATCATCTCCACGTTAGCTCGCGGAAGAACTGCTTTTTCGCCATCGTCGAGCTTCACCTCTAGAACTCTGACTTCTGACTCTGTCTCCAATTTTCTGAGCTCCGGCGGCAGGCCGATAACCTTACCAAGCCGGCCAAAATAGGGATCCCTGATCACCCTGATCTCGCTGCCAACCTCTAAACCCACCGAGGCCGCCTCACCCACATCAGGCTGCTCGAAGTCGCCCAGGTCGCGAGGTATCACGACCTCAGGCCGCAGCACGCCTGCGCGAATCTGCGTCGCACCATTGATCGAGGCACGCCTTCCCTCGTTGGACCTGAATATCCCAAACGTGCTCTCCGCCATGTTGATCTTGCCAAAACCCTCTGTGATGACCAGCGTTGCTCCCAGCCGCTCCGAGCCGGTTATCGCAACACCTATGTCGTATCCAAGGAAGTCCCGCAGGTCCTGGTCGGCCAGGCCACCAACCACTATGCCAAGCGCCCCGAGCTCAATGACGCGCTTTATCGCGTCGCTGGTTACGAGCGAGCCGCCCACAAGTATCTGACCCTTGCAGTTGTCCGGGATGGAGCTTCTGTCCATCACATCCCCAGGCGAATCGCAGACCATCCGAATAGTCCCACATGCCTCTCCGCCTATGCCGAAAATCCCCTGCACAAAGGCGCCTTGTGTCTCGACTACCACGCCCTCCTGCTCGATCACCTCGACAACAGTGCCGTCGAGGTAGGCATCTACCGAGACAGGCATCGGCGCCCCACGAACCAGAACCTGGCCCGTTACCTTAGAGATGTTCTCTATCGTTCCGTCGGCCGGAGAGTCACAAACTGATTTGAACAAGCCCCAAAACCCCTTGGACATCGCGATCGGCTCGCCCTTTTTGGTCTTTCCTCCTTGTTCGATAAGCATGAAGCGGTCTATATCCTCCGGGACGATGCCCAAGATGTTGGCGACGTTCACCGGATAGACGTTGCCGGGAAGGTCAGTCTTGGCGACCACGTCCTCCGCTTTAACAGCCTGCCCCTTCTGGACCAGGACCTCGCCCTTCAGAGGGAGGATACGCCGTTTCCTTATGATCGTCCTCTCGACTACTTTGAGTCCCGGTGTATATGCGTGAGCCAAAACGTTACTCCCTTACTACCTTAGAAAGAGTATTCTGGATAAACCGAGAGCGCTCTCTGCCATTCCTGAAGCTTTCGCACCCTTTCTGGCTTGTTCCCAGGCAGGACAATGGGCCTGCCCCGTGCATCGAGGATGATGCCGACAACGCCGCCGCTAACCTTGGCTGTGAGCGACTTGCCAGGCCCGGCGCCAACGTCAAATCCCTTGTGAGGACTCACCTTCAGTTGAGCCGATTCACCGACAGCCGCGTTCAGCAGATACATCTCGCCCAGACTGAGCGAGACCTCCCTATGCTCTCCGCTCGGCAGATCAGCCGAAACCTGCATACATGGAGTCCCTGGTTTGCCTGTGCCCCTCGCTGCTATGCACGTGCCAAGATGAATTAAACAGTCCTTCTCGAAGACCTCAGTCGCCGCCCTCTCATGCAACGTGGACAAAACACCAAGCTGTGGCATCATAAAAATGCTATCGACAGTAAGTTGTGTGATCCCTTCCGGCTGGAACGCGTCAATCATCATTAGTGCCGCCTGATGCCGACGAGGCGCATGAGACAGGATGCCTCCGCTGCCGACGAGCATGTCCAAACTCATCATATTCACTAGCGTTCCGCCCGTTCGAGATTGCGCAAAAGCGTCGGAAATCGTCCGTTCCTGCTGAACACCCTTCAGGCCGACCGCAAGCGACTTATGGTGCTCGAAAGCAAGCCGTAGCGCCTCTCTGGCGATCGCCTGCTCGATGATTAGCTCCTGAAGGCTCTGAGGTATCGTTGTCGGGCGGATCATCTTGTTCTTGATCCGATTCCTTAGGTCTCTTTCCTCCAAATCGAACGGAATCCACCGCATCACATTCTCAATGCCCGCCTCAGCCAGAACGTTTGACACGCTGTAACTCATGCCGAGGTTGGCGGAAACGGTTCGGTTGAAAACGCCCGAAAACACCGAGAAAATGTCAGTCGTGGCGCCGCCGATGTCAACGCCAACGACCTGGATATCCTCGAGCTTCGCTATCGTCTCAATTATCTTCCCCACCGCGCCCGGAGTCGGCATGATCGGAGCATGAGTCCAACCCATGAGCTTCTTGTAGCCCGGAGCCTGGGCCATTACATGTTCCATGAACAAATCGTGGATCTTGTTCCGAGCGGGGATGAGGTTCTCTCGCTCAAGCACCGGCCGAAGGTTATCGACGATCGAAAGGTCCGTCTTTTCGCCGAGGCGCTGAGTTATCTCGCCCCTTGCGTCCTTGTTGCCGGCATAGATAACAGGCAATCGATATGACATCCCGAGCCGAGGTTTGGGGTCCGCCGCCGCGATGAGCTCCGCGATCTCTACCACATGCGAGACCGTCCCGCCGTCAATCCCGCCCGAAAGCAAGATCATGTCCGGCCGAAGCTGGCGTATGCGCTCGATCTTCTCGTGAGGCCGACGTCCGTCGTTCGACGCGATGGCGTCCATGACGATCGCCCCGGCTCCAAGCGCCGCACGCTCAGCCGATTCCACCGTCATGCTCTTGACCACCCCAGCCACCATCATCTGAAGACCCCCACCAGCGCTCGACGTCGAGATGTATATGTCAACCCCGACCTGCTCGTCTCTTTGAGGCGAGATTATCTTGTTCCCGTCAAGTATCCTCCGCCCCGCGAGCTCCTCAACCTCGGCGATGGCGTTCAAAACGCCCATCGTAACGTCCTCAAACGGCGACTCGACCGTGGTTGGCGACTCCCCACGAACGATCAGGCGATACTCCCCGTCGTGCTTCTCTATGAGTATCGCCTTCGTTGTCGTGCTACCGCAGTCGGTAGCCAAAATCGACCGCACTTCCTCTGGAATAATCTTACCCATATCTAATCCTTATGATCTAACAATCCGGTGGCGAGGATTATACTGCTAGGTGCACACTAGTCAATCGCACTTAATCGGGAGGCTTGGTTTCAAGTCTCTTGGCTCGGCGCTCGGCACGACTCCTCCTCCGAAGCTCCTTTGCGCGACTGCGCGCTGCTTTCTCTGCCTGCCTTGACTCCGCGTCAAGCGCCTCGATCCGCTGCAAGAGATATTCCACGCTCTCACGCCTCTCCATTGCAAGAGCGAACTGCTCGTACTCATCAGGATTGAACAACACGTCCGCAAAAGGTCCAATTGCCACCAAAAATTGGCTCCCCACGAAGTTCAGCGGCTTCATCGATTCAAGCATTAATATCGCAGGAACGGTCGCGTGCCATCTAATGACCTTCTTTGCGATTTTTTCCATTATTTGTTTCTGAAAATCCGTAAGTGCCTGCTGCTCAGTCATCTCTAGCCCCCCTCTTTCAGGCTATCATAAAGCCGACGCAGGAACTTCACATCCTCCCACGTGTCCCGCTTCTTGTTGGGTGAACGCAGAAGGTAGGCGGGATGGTAAGTTGCGATCAGCGGCACTCCCCGGTAATCGTGCACAACGCCCCGAAGCGAGCTGATAGACGTGCTGGGGCCAAGCTTCAAGAGCGTCCTGGCGGCATGACCGCCGAGTGCGCAGATGACTTTCGGCTTGATCGCTGCAATCTGCTCAACCAGATATGGCTCGCACGCCTCGACCTCATCCGCAAGCGGGTCTCGATTCTCCGGCGGACGGCACTTCAGAACGTTAGCTATGTAAACCTCATCACGCTCGAAGTCGATTGATTTGAGAATCTTGGTCAAAAGCATTCCTGCCCGACCAACGAACGGGATGCCCTGCCTGTCCTCCTCCCCGCCCGGCGCCTCGCCGACGAGCACGAGGTCAGCCTTCGGGTTTCCCGCCCCGAAAACTACCTTGTTTCTCGTTTCGCTCAGCCGGCAACGCGTGCAGTTAA
This genomic interval from bacterium contains the following:
- a CDS encoding glutamate mutase L; protein product: MGKIIPEEVRSILATDCGSTTTKAILIEKHDGEYRLIVRGESPTTVESPFEDVTMGVLNAIAEVEELAGRRILDGNKIISPQRDEQVGVDIYISTSSAGGGLQMMVAGVVKSMTVESAERAALGAGAIVMDAIASNDGRRPHEKIERIRQLRPDMILLSGGIDGGTVSHVVEIAELIAAADPKPRLGMSYRLPVIYAGNKDARGEITQRLGEKTDLSIVDNLRPVLERENLIPARNKIHDLFMEHVMAQAPGYKKLMGWTHAPIMPTPGAVGKIIETIAKLEDIQVVGVDIGGATTDIFSVFSGVFNRTVSANLGMSYSVSNVLAEAGIENVMRWIPFDLEERDLRNRIKNKMIRPTTIPQSLQELIIEQAIAREALRLAFEHHKSLAVGLKGVQQERTISDAFAQSRTGGTLVNMMSLDMLVGSGGILSHAPRRHQAALMMIDAFQPEGITQLTVDSIFMMPQLGVLSTLHERAATEVFEKDCLIHLGTCIAARGTGKPGTPCMQVSADLPSGEHREVSLSLGEMYLLNAAVGESAQLKVSPHKGFDVGAGPGKSLTAKVSGGVVGIILDARGRPIVLPGNKPERVRKLQEWQRALSVYPEYSF
- a CDS encoding uracil-DNA glycosylase, whose protein sequence is MNELVGIISEVKNFLRLQAELGAKTYPKEVLSVLPRGRRSFEELEQEAFNCTRCRLSETRNKVVFGAGNPKADLVLVGEAPGGEEDRQGIPFVGRAGMLLTKILKSIDFERDEVYIANVLKCRPPENRDPLADEVEACEPYLVEQIAAIKPKVICALGGHAARTLLKLGPSTSISSLRGVVHDYRGVPLIATYHPAYLLRSPNKKRDTWEDVKFLRRLYDSLKEGG